A region of Papilio machaon chromosome 14, ilPapMach1.1, whole genome shotgun sequence DNA encodes the following proteins:
- the LOC106711177 gene encoding uncharacterized monothiol glutaredoxin ycf64-like yields MNTLMRKSFRPFLNSTIRASCRTFADVNMNEKIDKIVKDNKVVVFMKGVPDAPRCGFSNAVVQIMRMHAVPYVSHDVLSDENLRQGIKEYSNWPTIPQVFINGEFVGGCDIMLQMHQSGELVEELKKVGIISALLTAEQSKKEEKK; encoded by the exons atgaataCACTAATGAGAAAGAGTTTCCGGCCATTTTTAAATAGCACAATCCGAGCATCATGTCGAACATTTGCCGATGTTAATATGAACGAGAAAATAGACAAAATAGTAAAGGATAATAAGGTCGTAGTATTTATGAAAGGCGTACCTGATGCGCCGCGGTGTGGGTTTAGCAACGCTGTTGTTCAAATTATGAGGATGCATGCTGTTCCTTACGTCAGTCATGATGTCCTCTCAGACGAAAATTTAAGACAAG GTATTAAAGAATACTCAAATTGGCCAACAATACCACAGGTGTTTATTAATGGAGAGTTTGTTGGGGGTTGTGATATCATGCTGCAAATGCATCAGTCGGGTGAATTAGTGGAGGAACTGAAAAAAGTTGGTATAATAAGTGCTCTATTGACAGCTGAACAATCcaagaaagaagaaaagaagTAG
- the LOC106710704 gene encoding alpha-actinin, sarcomeric isoform X2, with protein MMMDNGVITNNYDGVYRDGYMEQEEEWEREGLLDPAWEKQQKKTFTAWCNSHLRKAGTGIENIDEDFRNGLKLMLLLEVISGETLPKPDRGKMRFHKIANVNKALDFIASKGVKLVSIGAEEIVDGNLKMTLGMIWTIILRFAIQDISVEEMTAKEGLLLWCQRKTAPYKNVNVQNFHLSFKDGLAFCALIHRHRPDLIDYSKLSKDNPLENLNTAFDVAEKYLDIPRMLDPDDLQNTAMPDERAVMTYVSSYYHCFSGAQKAETAANRICKVLKVNQENERLMEEYERLASDLLEWIRRTMPWLNSRQTDNSLAGCQKKLEDYRTYRRKHKPPRVEQKAKLETNFNTLQTKLRLSNRPAYMPTEGKMVSDIAQAWKGLEIAEKAFEEWLLSEMMRLERLEYLAQKFKHKADIHEDWTRGKEEMLQSQDFRQCKLYDIKALKKKHEAFESDLAAHQDRVEQIAAIAQELNTLEYHEVGAVNARCQRICSQWDRLGALTQRRRLALDDAERLLEQIDLLHLEFAKRAAPFNNWLDGTREDLVDMFIVHTIEEISGLMDAHARFKATLGEADKEYQAIVNLVHQVESIVKQHQIPGGLENPYTTLTAHELNRKWSEVRQLVPQRDGTLAAELRKQQNNETLRRQFAEQANAVGPWIERQMDAVTAIGMGLQGSLEDQLRRLREYEAGVYAYKPHIEELERIHQAVQEGMIFENRYSQYTMETLRVGWEQLLTSINRTINEVENQILTRDSKGITHEQLNEFRASFNHFDKNRTGRLAPEELKSCLVSLGYSIGKDRQGELDFQRILAVVDPNNTGYVSFDAFLDFMTRESTDTDTAEQVIDSFRILAGDKPYITAEELRRELPPDQAEYCVARMPPYRAAGAPPGALDYMAFSTALYGETDL; from the exons ACGTTCACAGCATGGTGCAACAGCCACTTAAGGAAAGCCGGCACCGGCATCGAAAACATCGACGAGGACTTCAGGAACGGCCTCAAGCTGATGTTGCTCCTCGAGGTGATCTCCGGAGAAACGCTGCCCAAGCCCGACCGCGGCAAGATGCGCTTCCACAAAATCGCCAACGTCAACAAAGCCTTGGACTTCATAGCATCCAAAG GTGTGAAATTGGTGTCTATCGGTGCTGAAGAAATAGTCGACGGTAACCTAAAGATGACACTGGGTATGATTTGGACGATCATTCTCAGATTCGCCATTCAGGATATCTCCGTTGAAGAAATGACTGCTAAG GAAGGTCTACTCCTCTGGTGTCAGCGTAAGACAGCACCGTACAAGAATGTCAACGTGCAGAACTTCCATCTGTCGTTCAAAGACGGCCTTGCGTTCTGCGCCCTCATCCATAGACACAGGCCTGACCTCATCGACTACAGCAAGCTATCCAAAGACAACCCCCTCGAGAACTTGAATACGGCCTTCGACGTCGCCGAGAAGTACCTCGACATACCGCGCATGTTGGACCCCGACG ATCTGCAGAACACGGCGATGCCAGACGAGCGCGCTGTCATGACCTACGTCTCTTCATACTACCATTGCTTCTCGGGAGCTCAGAAG GCTGAAACCGCTGCAAATCGCATCTGCAAAGTACTCAAAGTCAACCAGGAGAATGAACGCCTCATGGAAGAGTACGAACGTCTCGCCAGCGAC CTGCTGGAATGGATCAGACGCACTATGCCATGGCTCAACAGCCGTCAGACTGACAACTCACTCGCCGGTTGCCAGAAGAAACTGGAGGACTACCGTACTTACAG GCGTAAGCACAAGCCACCCCGCGTGGAGCAGAAGGCCAAGCTGGAGACGAACTTCAACACGCTGCAGACCAAGCTGCGCCTCAGCAACCGCCCCGCCTACATGCCCACTGAGGGCAAGATGGTCTCC GACATTGCACAAGCATGGAAAGGACTGGAGATAGCTGAAAAGGCGTTCGAGGAGTGGCTGCTGAGTGAGATGATGCGCCTTGAACGTCTGGAGTATCTCGCGCAGAAGTTCAAACACAAGGCTGACATCCACGAGGACTGGACCAGGG GTAAGGAGGAGATGCTGCAGTCGCAGGACTTCCGTCAGTGCAAGTTGTACGACATCAAGGCTCTTAAGAAGAAGCACGAGGCCTTCGAGTCCGACCTCGCCGCGCACCAGGACCGTGTCGAGCAGATCGCAGCCATCGCTCAGGAGCTCAA TACACTGGAGTACCACGAGGTGGGTGCGGTGAACGCGCGCTGCCAGCGTATCTGCTCGCAGTGGGACAGACTGGGCGCGCTCACTCAGCGCCGCCGTCTCGCGCTGGACGACGCTGAACGTCTGCTCGAACAGATCGACCTGCTGCATCTCGAGTTCGCCAAGAGAGCCGCACCCTTCAACAACTG GTTGGACGGCACACGCGAGGACCTGGTGGACATGTTCATTGTGCACACCATCGAGGAGATCTCCGGTCTCATGGATGCGCACGCGCGCTTCAAGGCCACGCTCGGGGAGGCCGACAAGGAGTACCAG gCAATAGTGAACCTGGTGCACCAAGTGGAGTCCATCGTGAAACAACACCAGATCCCTGGAGGTCTGGAGAACCCCTACACCACACTCACTGCACAC GAGCTGAACCGCAAGTGGTCGGAGGTGCGACAGCTGGTACCACAGCGCGACGGCACGCTGGCCGCGGAGCTTCGCAAGCAGCAGAACAACGAGACCCTGCGCCGGCAGTTCGCTGAACAGGCCAACGCTGTCGGACCCTGGATAGAGAGACAGATGGACGCCGTCACCGCCATCGGCATGGGCCTGCAG GGCTCGCTGGAGGACCAGCTGCGGCGACTGCGCGAGTACGAGGCGGGCGTGTACGCGTACAAGCCTCACATCGAGGAGCTCGAGCGCATACACCAGGCCGTGCAGGAGGGCATGATCTTCGAGAACAG GTATTCTCAGTACACAATGGAGACGCTGCGCGTGGGCTGGGAGCAGCTGCTGACGTCCATCAACCGCACCATCAACGAGGTGGAGAACCAGATCCTGACGCGCGACTCCAAGGGCATCACACACGAGCAGCTCAACGAGTTCCGCGCATCCTTCAACCACTTCGACAAGAACCGCACTG GACGTTTGGCTCCCGAAGAGCTGAAGTCGTGCCTGGTGTCTCTGGGCTACAGCATCGGCAAGGACCGGCAAGGAGAGCTCGACTTCCAGCGCATTCTCGCCGTAGTCGACCCCAACAACACAG GTTACGTTTCATTCGACGCGTTCCTGGACTTCATGACGCGGGAGTCTACCGACACTGACACCGCGGAGCAGGTCATCGACAGCTTCAGGATTCTCGCCGGAGACAAG CCGTACATAACAGCGGAGGAGTTGCGGCGCGAGTTGCCGCCGGACCAGGCGGAGTACTGCGTGGCGCGCATGCCGCCGTACCGCGCTGCCGGAGCCCCGCCCGGAGCACTCGACTACATGGCCTTCTCCACCGCGCTCTACGGCGAGACTGACCTCTAG
- the LOC106710704 gene encoding alpha-actinin, sarcomeric isoform X1 translates to MMMDNGVITNNYDGVYRDGYMEQEEEWEREGLLDPAWEKQQKKTFTAWCNSHLRKAGTGIENIDEDFRNGLKLMLLLEVISGETLPKPDRGKMRFHKIANVNKALDFIASKGVKLVSIGAEEIVDGNLKMTLGMIWTIILRFAIQDISVEEMTAKEGLLLWCQRKTAPYKNVNVQNFHLSFKDGLAFCALIHRHRPDLIDYSKLSKDNPLENLNTAFDVAEKYLDIPRMLDPDDLINTPKPDERAIMTYVSCYYHAFQGAQQAETAANRICKVLKVNQENERLMEEYERLASDLLEWIRRTMPWLNSRQTDNSLAGCQKKLEDYRTYRRKHKPPRVEQKAKLETNFNTLQTKLRLSNRPAYMPTEGKMVSDIAQAWKGLEIAEKAFEEWLLSEMMRLERLEYLAQKFKHKADIHEDWTRGKEEMLQSQDFRQCKLYDIKALKKKHEAFESDLAAHQDRVEQIAAIAQELNTLEYHEVGAVNARCQRICSQWDRLGALTQRRRLALDDAERLLEQIDLLHLEFAKRAAPFNNWLDGTREDLVDMFIVHTIEEISGLMDAHARFKATLGEADKEYQAIVNLVHQVESIVKQHQIPGGLENPYTTLTAHELNRKWSEVRQLVPQRDGTLAAELRKQQNNETLRRQFAEQANAVGPWIERQMDAVTAIGMGLQGSLEDQLRRLREYEAGVYAYKPHIEELERIHQAVQEGMIFENRYSQYTMETLRVGWEQLLTSINRTINEVENQILTRDSKGITHEQLNEFRASFNHFDKNRTGRLAPEELKSCLVSLGYSIGKDRQGELDFQRILAVVDPNNTGYVSFDAFLDFMTRESTDTDTAEQVIDSFRILAGDKPYITAEELRRELPPDQAEYCVARMPPYRAAGAPPGALDYMAFSTALYGETDL, encoded by the exons ACGTTCACAGCATGGTGCAACAGCCACTTAAGGAAAGCCGGCACCGGCATCGAAAACATCGACGAGGACTTCAGGAACGGCCTCAAGCTGATGTTGCTCCTCGAGGTGATCTCCGGAGAAACGCTGCCCAAGCCCGACCGCGGCAAGATGCGCTTCCACAAAATCGCCAACGTCAACAAAGCCTTGGACTTCATAGCATCCAAAG GTGTGAAATTGGTGTCTATCGGTGCTGAAGAAATAGTCGACGGTAACCTAAAGATGACACTGGGTATGATTTGGACGATCATTCTCAGATTCGCCATTCAGGATATCTCCGTTGAAGAAATGACTGCTAAG GAAGGTCTACTCCTCTGGTGTCAGCGTAAGACAGCACCGTACAAGAATGTCAACGTGCAGAACTTCCATCTGTCGTTCAAAGACGGCCTTGCGTTCTGCGCCCTCATCCATAGACACAGGCCTGACCTCATCGACTACAGCAAGCTATCCAAAGACAACCCCCTCGAGAACTTGAATACGGCCTTCGACGTCGCCGAGAAGTACCTCGACATACCGCGCATGTTGGACCCCGACG ACCTCATAAATACGCCAAAGCCGGACGAACGCGCCATAATGACCTATGTGTCATGTTACTACCACGCGTTCCAAGGCGCTCAGCAG GCTGAAACCGCTGCAAATCGCATCTGCAAAGTACTCAAAGTCAACCAGGAGAATGAACGCCTCATGGAAGAGTACGAACGTCTCGCCAGCGAC CTGCTGGAATGGATCAGACGCACTATGCCATGGCTCAACAGCCGTCAGACTGACAACTCACTCGCCGGTTGCCAGAAGAAACTGGAGGACTACCGTACTTACAG GCGTAAGCACAAGCCACCCCGCGTGGAGCAGAAGGCCAAGCTGGAGACGAACTTCAACACGCTGCAGACCAAGCTGCGCCTCAGCAACCGCCCCGCCTACATGCCCACTGAGGGCAAGATGGTCTCC GACATTGCACAAGCATGGAAAGGACTGGAGATAGCTGAAAAGGCGTTCGAGGAGTGGCTGCTGAGTGAGATGATGCGCCTTGAACGTCTGGAGTATCTCGCGCAGAAGTTCAAACACAAGGCTGACATCCACGAGGACTGGACCAGGG GTAAGGAGGAGATGCTGCAGTCGCAGGACTTCCGTCAGTGCAAGTTGTACGACATCAAGGCTCTTAAGAAGAAGCACGAGGCCTTCGAGTCCGACCTCGCCGCGCACCAGGACCGTGTCGAGCAGATCGCAGCCATCGCTCAGGAGCTCAA TACACTGGAGTACCACGAGGTGGGTGCGGTGAACGCGCGCTGCCAGCGTATCTGCTCGCAGTGGGACAGACTGGGCGCGCTCACTCAGCGCCGCCGTCTCGCGCTGGACGACGCTGAACGTCTGCTCGAACAGATCGACCTGCTGCATCTCGAGTTCGCCAAGAGAGCCGCACCCTTCAACAACTG GTTGGACGGCACACGCGAGGACCTGGTGGACATGTTCATTGTGCACACCATCGAGGAGATCTCCGGTCTCATGGATGCGCACGCGCGCTTCAAGGCCACGCTCGGGGAGGCCGACAAGGAGTACCAG gCAATAGTGAACCTGGTGCACCAAGTGGAGTCCATCGTGAAACAACACCAGATCCCTGGAGGTCTGGAGAACCCCTACACCACACTCACTGCACAC GAGCTGAACCGCAAGTGGTCGGAGGTGCGACAGCTGGTACCACAGCGCGACGGCACGCTGGCCGCGGAGCTTCGCAAGCAGCAGAACAACGAGACCCTGCGCCGGCAGTTCGCTGAACAGGCCAACGCTGTCGGACCCTGGATAGAGAGACAGATGGACGCCGTCACCGCCATCGGCATGGGCCTGCAG GGCTCGCTGGAGGACCAGCTGCGGCGACTGCGCGAGTACGAGGCGGGCGTGTACGCGTACAAGCCTCACATCGAGGAGCTCGAGCGCATACACCAGGCCGTGCAGGAGGGCATGATCTTCGAGAACAG GTATTCTCAGTACACAATGGAGACGCTGCGCGTGGGCTGGGAGCAGCTGCTGACGTCCATCAACCGCACCATCAACGAGGTGGAGAACCAGATCCTGACGCGCGACTCCAAGGGCATCACACACGAGCAGCTCAACGAGTTCCGCGCATCCTTCAACCACTTCGACAAGAACCGCACTG GACGTTTGGCTCCCGAAGAGCTGAAGTCGTGCCTGGTGTCTCTGGGCTACAGCATCGGCAAGGACCGGCAAGGAGAGCTCGACTTCCAGCGCATTCTCGCCGTAGTCGACCCCAACAACACAG GTTACGTTTCATTCGACGCGTTCCTGGACTTCATGACGCGGGAGTCTACCGACACTGACACCGCGGAGCAGGTCATCGACAGCTTCAGGATTCTCGCCGGAGACAAG CCGTACATAACAGCGGAGGAGTTGCGGCGCGAGTTGCCGCCGGACCAGGCGGAGTACTGCGTGGCGCGCATGCCGCCGTACCGCGCTGCCGGAGCCCCGCCCGGAGCACTCGACTACATGGCCTTCTCCACCGCGCTCTACGGCGAGACTGACCTCTAG
- the LOC106711168 gene encoding serine/threonine-protein phosphatase 4 regulatory subunit 2, which yields MENAEEVFHLLEEFSKRKPKTIPQELNDYLAYVARTGDPVYQWSLVKSLFKEKLLNVITDFYETTPGIEIPPYPNVDPFNYDIMKNSLLERLDSFTSAPFTIQRICELLAFPRKQYNRVDKFMRAIEKNILVVSTREPGIQRHIEQENGEPMEPIVNGSDNNSEYNVDVEMEDVSWKENSEQNNTDPQPSSSDTHISVDNSEEKVHTKQETLMDTQEKVSHVQEPAETENSLLNNTPPQEPENKSSETVTSESIPETAEQPNDELERDSSLPSSSDKEDDKMKTDEVANVLIVPEIKIDDAEMTEQKLKAQYDETVEVAKEESKNEKESEDSKPCVDPTQAISEDSCSSSNGKEDIGEPKMISEVSTSSEESSSSSDNTDGNSNSPRTDPETQTDVQVAAIAVDSIKEVSKEDVQKINETVLPNPPVENPTSIETDNYSISDVNSEIQQIPSEAFTKSEDITENATVDEKSENKLEETETQEKPEETQ from the coding sequence ATGGAAAACGCTGAAGAAGTCTTTCATTTACTTGAAGAATTTTCAAAACGCAAGCCAAAAACGATACCTCAAGAGCTAAACGATTACTTAGCGTATGTAGCACGTACCGGTGATCCTGTGTATCAATGGTCACTTGtgaaaagtttattcaaagagAAACTGTTAAACGTTATAACTGATTTCTATGAGACAACTCCAGGTATTGAGATACCGCCGTATCCTAATGTGGATCCATTCAATTAcgatattatgaaaaatagtttattggAAAGACTCGACAGTTTTACTTCGGCACCTTTTACAATTCAACGTATTTGCGAGCTGCTAGCATTTCCTCGTAAGCAGTATAATCGCGTGGATAAATTTATGAGAGCAattgagaaaaatattttagttgtaaGCACACGAGAGCCCGGAATACAACGTCACATCGAGCAGGAGAATGGTGAACCAATGGAACCTATTGTCAACGGCTCCGACAACAATTCAGAATATAATGTAGATGTTGAAATGGAAGATGTGTCATGGAAAGAAAATTCAGAGCAAAATAACACTGATCCCCAACCAAGTTCTTCAGATACCCATATCTCTGTTGATAACAGTGAAGAAAAAGTCCATACAAAACAGGAAACTCTTATGGATACTCAAGAAAAGGTTAGCCATGTACAAGAACCTGCTGAAACGGAGAactctttattaaataacacaccACCTCAAGAACCAGAAAATAAGTCCAGTGAAACTGTGACTTCAGAATCAATACCAGAGACTGCAGAACAGCCAAATGATGAATTAGAAAGGGATTCATCTCTTCCATCATCATCGGATAAAGAGgatgataaaatgaaaacagatGAAGTAGCAAATGTATTAATTGtaccagaaataaaaatagatgatGCTGAAATGACGGAACAAAAACTTAAAGCTCAATATGATGAAACAGTTGAAGTAGCTAAAGAAGAAAGCAAAAATGAAAAGGAAAGTGAGGATTCTAAACCTTGTGTAGATCCTACGCAGGCAATCAGCGAAGACAGTTGTTCAAGTTCTAATGGTAAAGAGGATATTGGTGAACCAAAGATGATTTCTGAAGTGTCAACTTCGAGTGAAGAGAGTTCCTCATCTAGTGATAATACTGATGGTAATAGTAACTCACCAAGAACTGACCCTGAAACTCAAACAGATGTTCAAGTTGCTGCAATCGCAGTAGATAGTATCAAAGAAGTTTCCAAAGAGGATGTACAGAAGATTAATGAAACAGTGTTACCTAATCCTCCAGTAGAAAATCCAACATCAATTGAAACAGATAACTATTCTATCAGTGATGTTA